The following are encoded together in the Halomonas halophila genome:
- a CDS encoding AAA family ATPase has product MRLKEMKIKNFRGYKEETSISFEDGLTGITGRNDAGKSTILEALEIFFNNKSVKIDGDDKNVGSGESEIKISCVFDELSGDVVVDENYPTSFKNEYLLNSNGDIEISKVYKVQKTVSAPAILIRCMHPSIESANDLHSLKLAELKARGKALGIDGEVEDKRVASLWRSAIWKKFDDLQLTDFDLDVSALEKESKNIYKKIEAEMPAFALFKADRESNDSDPEAKNPIQIAVDQAKKSLQKEIDELQEKIEQSVLEVAERTKEKLREMDPALASELYPRFKDKPKWTFNFTLDGEGGVPINKRGSGVRRLVLLNFFRAEAEKVRVEKSSPKVIYAIEEPETSQHPSYQIMLIEALIALSCRPECQILLTTHVPALAGLLPIESIRFIEKDENNTPEITYGSDEVLEKVAISLGVLPESEIASSRGVLLVEGHSDVTFVNHSAEQLKVNGDIENTLSELGIACIPIGGCGNLKHWVSKKLIDQLGLEWGILMDSDLGDPIQNPRNVEKISELKLEGKIAFLTRKREPENYLDPAIFQASHDVNIEYTDTCDAKKKIATALTVRKDDVLERFWPRMTAEQIKERSKYCDDDGVDRYEIEEIIQTVSQLANG; this is encoded by the coding sequence ATGCGACTCAAGGAAATGAAGATAAAAAACTTCAGAGGCTATAAAGAGGAAACCTCCATATCATTTGAGGATGGGTTGACGGGTATCACTGGAAGAAATGACGCAGGAAAATCCACTATTCTTGAGGCACTCGAGATTTTCTTTAATAACAAGTCTGTAAAAATAGATGGTGATGATAAAAATGTAGGTTCCGGTGAATCTGAGATAAAAATATCATGTGTTTTTGATGAGTTATCTGGAGACGTCGTTGTTGATGAGAATTATCCCACAAGCTTTAAAAATGAGTACCTGCTAAATAGTAATGGTGATATCGAAATATCGAAGGTGTACAAGGTGCAGAAAACAGTCTCGGCACCTGCCATTTTAATTCGCTGCATGCACCCTTCTATCGAAAGCGCTAATGATCTACACAGCTTAAAACTAGCCGAATTAAAGGCTCGAGGTAAAGCGTTAGGTATCGATGGAGAGGTAGAGGATAAGCGAGTTGCAAGTTTATGGCGTTCTGCCATCTGGAAAAAATTTGATGACTTACAACTGACGGACTTCGACTTGGATGTCAGTGCGCTGGAAAAAGAATCAAAAAATATATATAAGAAAATTGAGGCGGAAATGCCTGCTTTTGCCTTATTCAAGGCTGACAGAGAGAGTAACGATTCTGATCCTGAGGCAAAAAACCCAATTCAGATTGCGGTAGATCAAGCCAAAAAGTCACTTCAAAAAGAAATAGATGAGCTCCAAGAAAAAATCGAACAGTCTGTTTTGGAGGTCGCAGAGCGTACGAAAGAAAAATTACGAGAAATGGATCCGGCGCTGGCGTCGGAATTATACCCAAGATTTAAGGATAAGCCAAAGTGGACTTTTAATTTCACGTTAGATGGCGAGGGTGGAGTTCCGATAAATAAACGTGGTAGCGGTGTTAGAAGACTTGTTTTGCTCAACTTTTTTAGAGCTGAAGCGGAAAAGGTTAGGGTGGAAAAGAGCTCTCCTAAGGTTATATACGCTATTGAAGAGCCTGAAACATCACAGCACCCAAGCTATCAAATCATGCTAATTGAAGCGCTAATCGCTTTGTCATGCAGACCTGAATGTCAAATTTTATTAACAACGCATGTCCCAGCGTTGGCTGGACTCCTGCCTATAGAGTCTATTCGCTTTATCGAAAAAGATGAAAATAACACTCCTGAAATAACTTACGGGTCAGATGAGGTGCTTGAAAAGGTAGCAATCAGTCTAGGGGTGCTTCCTGAAAGTGAAATTGCATCATCACGGGGGGTTCTCCTGGTAGAAGGTCATAGCGACGTGACATTTGTTAACCATTCCGCCGAGCAATTAAAGGTTAACGGTGATATTGAAAACACCTTGTCTGAACTGGGCATAGCTTGCATTCCTATAGGTGGCTGTGGAAATCTAAAGCACTGGGTATCCAAGAAGCTTATTGATCAACTGGGTTTGGAGTGGGGAATACTAATGGATTCTGATCTAGGGGATCCAATTCAAAACCCAAGGAATGTGGAGAAGATCTCTGAACTGAAGTTAGAAGGAAAAATTGCTTTCCTTACCAGGAAAAGAGAGCCTGAAAACTATTTAGACCCTGCGATTTTTCAAGCTTCTCATGATGTCAACATAGAGTACACAGATACCTGTGATGCGAAAAAGAAAATCGCAACAGCATTAACCGTTAGGAAAGATGATGTATTGGAAAGGTTCTGGCCAAGGATGACAGCTGAACAAATTAAAGAAAGATCAAAATATTGTGATGACGATGGTGTAGATAGATATGAAATCGAGGAAATTATTCAAACTGTCTCACAGCTGGCAAATGGCTAA
- the recD gene encoding exodeoxyribonuclease V subunit alpha: MTPDIPNHAAGHATEPAAAPEHALSDHAALFALLDRWVDRGWLRSLDRAFAAFLHREASRENAANGISEASPLLLLAAALASHQLGRGHVCLDLAQTLATPDLALSLPPEGDSLDDPPPLPSRVMAALDLDAWRAALDQPELVADGPGSTPLVLAGSAARPRLYLRRYWQHEQDIHSRIFARLGGTDNDEAPDAARLRPILDALFPERGDAPPAIDWQKAACALAGRSRFAVITGGPGTGKTTTVVRLLALLQALAMGNHDDQESEEDGAPPLRIRLAAPTGKAAARLNESIAGQVARLDLDGLADDPERLREVIPKDVSTLHRLLGSRPDTRRFRHDRHNPLPLDVLVVDEASMVDVGMMAAMLEALPPRARLVLLGDKDQLASVEAGSVLGDLCARAEGGHYTSATADWLAQATGQPLPAETRDADGQPLDQAIAMLRVSHRFTADSGIGQLAAAINLEAEPAAKRSAITNALTKNFADLSHQKLRADDERGLARLAVIGCPERFPKAGQGRMDRDEALPPPVGYRHFLSVMAGRRPADDADQQAFDDWARAVLAAHGDFQLLCALRRGPWGVEGLNERVRQALEREKLIDSQDGRQRWYPGRPVLVTKNDYGLGLMNGDIGITLDMPRPGTTSGDNSRRLLRVAFPAGDGTDRIKWVLPSRLQSVETVFAMTVHKSQGSEFTHAALVLPDAPNPILTRELVYTGITRARHWLTLVETGRGQLMDAAQRRVMRVSGLGG, from the coding sequence ATGACCCCGGATATCCCGAATCACGCTGCCGGCCACGCAACGGAGCCCGCCGCCGCTCCCGAACATGCGCTGAGCGATCACGCGGCGCTGTTCGCCCTGCTCGACCGTTGGGTGGACCGCGGCTGGCTGCGCTCGCTGGACCGTGCCTTCGCCGCCTTCCTGCATCGCGAGGCGAGCAGAGAGAACGCGGCGAACGGGATAAGTGAGGCCTCACCCCTGCTGTTGCTGGCGGCGGCGCTGGCCAGCCACCAGCTCGGCCGCGGCCACGTGTGCCTGGACCTGGCCCAGACGCTGGCCACCCCGGACCTGGCGCTTTCGCTGCCGCCGGAGGGCGACAGCCTGGACGACCCGCCGCCGCTGCCCAGCCGGGTGATGGCCGCGCTGGACCTCGACGCCTGGCGCGCCGCCCTCGATCAGCCCGAGCTCGTCGCCGACGGCCCCGGCAGCACCCCGCTGGTGCTCGCCGGAAGCGCCGCACGCCCGCGGCTCTACCTGCGCCGCTACTGGCAGCACGAGCAGGATATCCACAGCCGGATCTTCGCCCGGCTCGGTGGAACGGATAACGACGAGGCGCCGGACGCCGCTCGCCTGCGCCCGATCCTCGACGCGCTTTTTCCCGAGCGGGGCGATGCGCCGCCAGCCATCGACTGGCAGAAGGCCGCCTGCGCCCTGGCCGGCCGCTCGCGCTTCGCGGTGATCACCGGCGGCCCCGGCACCGGCAAGACCACCACCGTGGTGCGCCTGCTCGCCCTGCTCCAGGCGCTGGCCATGGGCAATCACGACGACCAGGAAAGCGAAGAGGACGGTGCGCCGCCCCTGCGCATCCGCCTGGCCGCGCCCACCGGCAAGGCCGCGGCGCGGCTCAACGAGTCCATCGCCGGCCAGGTGGCCCGACTCGACCTCGACGGCCTGGCCGACGATCCCGAGCGGCTGCGCGAGGTGATTCCGAAGGACGTCAGCACGCTGCACAGGTTATTGGGCTCGCGGCCCGACACCCGCCGCTTCCGCCACGACCGCCACAACCCGCTACCGCTGGACGTGCTGGTGGTGGACGAGGCCTCGATGGTGGACGTGGGCATGATGGCCGCGATGCTCGAGGCGCTGCCGCCCCGGGCGCGGCTGGTGCTGCTCGGCGACAAGGACCAGCTCGCCTCGGTGGAGGCCGGCTCGGTGCTCGGCGACCTGTGCGCCCGGGCCGAGGGCGGCCACTACACCTCGGCCACCGCCGACTGGCTGGCCCAGGCCACCGGCCAGCCGCTGCCCGCGGAGACGCGGGACGCCGACGGCCAGCCCCTCGACCAGGCCATCGCCATGCTGCGCGTCAGCCACCGCTTCACCGCCGACAGCGGCATCGGCCAACTGGCGGCGGCGATCAATCTGGAGGCCGAGCCCGCCGCCAAGCGCAGTGCGATCACGAACGCACTGACCAAGAACTTCGCGGACCTCTCGCACCAGAAACTGCGCGCCGACGACGAGCGCGGCCTGGCCCGCCTGGCCGTGATCGGCTGCCCGGAACGCTTTCCCAAGGCCGGCCAGGGCCGCATGGATCGCGACGAGGCGCTGCCGCCCCCGGTGGGCTATCGCCACTTCCTGAGCGTGATGGCCGGGCGCCGGCCGGCGGACGACGCGGATCAGCAAGCCTTCGATGACTGGGCCCGCGCGGTGCTGGCGGCCCACGGCGACTTCCAGCTGCTGTGCGCGCTGCGCCGCGGCCCCTGGGGCGTGGAAGGCCTGAACGAGAGAGTGCGCCAGGCGCTGGAGCGGGAAAAGCTGATCGACAGCCAGGACGGCCGCCAGCGCTGGTATCCCGGCCGCCCGGTGCTGGTGACGAAGAACGACTACGGCCTGGGGCTGATGAACGGCGATATCGGCATCACCCTGGATATGCCGCGCCCGGGCACAACGTCAGGAGATAACAGCCGCCGCCTGCTGCGGGTGGCCTTCCCCGCCGGCGACGGCACCGACCGCATCAAGTGGGTGCTGCCCTCGCGCCTGCAATCGGTGGAGACGGTGTTCGCGATGACGGTGCACAAGTCCCAGGGCTCGGAGTTCACCCACGCCGCCCTGGTGCTGCCCGACGCGCCGAACCCCATCCTGACGCGGGAGCTGGTCTACACCGGCATCACCCGCGCCCGCCACTGGCTGACGCTGGTGGAAACCGGCCGCGGCCAGCTGATGGACGCGGCGCAGAGACGGGTGATGCGGGTGAGTGGGTTGGGGGGGTGA
- the recB gene encoding exodeoxyribonuclease V subunit beta: MTMTEDRQAAETPRLDPVALPLTGSRLIEASAGTGKTFTIALLYLRLVLGPRDEADAASFPRPLTPPEILVVTFTNAATQELRDRIRARLVEAADAFQTDEGAAPDDAPLTGDLFSEPWGQTPKSAEGSDPNDPLIILRDSYPRESWPTCARRLRLAAEWMDEAAVSTIHAWCHRMLREHAFDSGSLFALEMALDQSEMDLEIARDYWRSFYYDLDPEALAIVARYWTTPDALNDTAARLRTHAAALPVAPPPFDALANYREQRAAALAELKAPWPAWLDELEELLEAAAKRKAFNGQKLNARSRANWLAALRDWAHDAELASPDLTPAAWKRLTPEGIAEIWKEDPVPNLPALEALAELPEKLAELPDPFADLLAHAVHWMAARRETVQRRRAELGPDDLLHRLDAAFAGEAGETLAARIREQFPVALVDEFQDTDPVQYRLFDRVYALEDNRDDSAVMLIGDPKQAIYAFRGADIHTYLQARRDTAGRHVTLGTNFRSATPMVEAVNRVFAHAEQSESGAFLFRRGEDNPVPFAPVDANGRKDSLTRHGATQPALTLWHLATDDTLPKGAYLAELAARCATEMASLLREGQAGQTGFQKEGDFRPLAPSDLAVLVNNASEARAIRGALLARGIRSVYLSDKEGVFETEAAAELEGWLAACAAPDDERSLRAALATPSLGLSLAELDALNGGPQQDELAWEARVMQFRDYHRQWQRRGVLPMLHRLLADFAVPGRLLAVPEGERRLTDLLHLGELLQEASAEIDGEHALLRFLAESRAHPQAQSDTHRLRLESDADLVQVVTIHKSKGLEYPLVFLPFIAAFRPVKQGDLPLRWHDDDGHLRLTLSADEAILARADHERLGEDLRKLYVALTRARHATWLGLAPLEAMERSAVGHLLKGGEALSPDNLRPALEALADENSSDRHKQVAVQDAPEADATPVELASDDAPLGEARAPTRAIREHWWIASYSALRTGATPDEEAESTTEAGPSPEPTTADEATAMEVIHEPFDAAAATVSEGSLHRFPRGPSAGTFLHGLLEWAGEEGFAKVAEDAELRADTLARRANRRGWEGQIAALEQWLPELLTTPLPVPVPGDGEAAPLRLDALNRASDYRIELEFWFAAHKVNTRKMDALVSAHTLGGRPRPALEPDTLNGMLKGFIDLVVEHEGRFYVLDWKSNHLGADDAAYTEAAMAEAVLEKRYDVQYCLYLLALHRLLEARLPDYDIERHLGGALYVFLRGTRAPSRGVHAERPPSELILALDALFRAAEEAVA; the protein is encoded by the coding sequence ATGACGATGACGGAAGACAGGCAAGCGGCCGAGACGCCTCGGCTCGATCCCGTGGCCCTGCCGCTCACCGGCAGCCGGCTGATCGAGGCCAGCGCCGGCACCGGCAAGACCTTCACCATCGCCCTGCTCTACCTGCGCCTGGTACTCGGCCCCCGCGATGAAGCGGACGCGGCCAGCTTCCCGCGGCCACTGACGCCGCCGGAGATCCTGGTGGTCACCTTCACCAACGCCGCCACCCAGGAGCTGCGCGACCGCATCCGCGCCCGGCTGGTGGAAGCCGCCGACGCCTTCCAGACCGATGAAGGGGCAGCTCCCGACGACGCCCCGCTGACCGGCGACCTCTTCAGCGAACCTTGGGGTCAGACCCCAAAGTCCGCTGAGGGGTCTGACCCCAATGATCCCTTAATCATCCTGCGCGACAGCTATCCGCGCGAGAGCTGGCCGACCTGCGCCCGCCGGCTGCGGCTGGCCGCCGAGTGGATGGACGAGGCCGCGGTTTCCACCATCCACGCCTGGTGCCACCGCATGCTGCGCGAGCACGCCTTCGACAGCGGCAGCCTGTTCGCCCTGGAAATGGCGCTGGACCAGTCGGAGATGGACCTGGAGATCGCCCGGGACTACTGGCGCAGCTTCTACTACGACCTCGACCCCGAGGCGCTGGCCATCGTCGCCCGCTACTGGACCACGCCGGACGCCCTGAACGACACCGCCGCCCGGCTGCGCACCCACGCCGCCGCCCTGCCCGTGGCCCCGCCGCCGTTTGATGCGCTCGCGAACTACCGCGAGCAGCGCGCCGCGGCGCTGGCCGAGCTCAAGGCGCCCTGGCCGGCCTGGCTCGACGAGCTGGAAGAACTGCTCGAGGCCGCCGCCAAGCGCAAGGCGTTCAACGGCCAGAAGCTCAACGCCAGGAGCCGCGCCAACTGGCTCGCCGCCCTGCGTGACTGGGCCCATGACGCCGAGCTGGCGAGCCCCGACCTCACCCCCGCCGCCTGGAAGCGCCTGACGCCCGAGGGCATCGCCGAGATCTGGAAGGAAGATCCCGTGCCGAATCTGCCGGCGCTGGAGGCCCTGGCCGAGCTGCCGGAGAAGCTCGCCGAGCTGCCCGACCCGTTCGCCGACCTGCTCGCCCACGCCGTGCACTGGATGGCCGCGCGCCGCGAGACCGTGCAGCGCCGCCGCGCCGAGCTCGGCCCCGACGACCTGCTGCACCGGCTGGACGCCGCCTTCGCGGGCGAGGCCGGCGAGACGCTGGCTGCGCGCATCCGCGAGCAGTTCCCGGTGGCGCTGGTCGACGAGTTCCAGGACACCGACCCGGTGCAGTACCGGCTGTTCGACCGGGTCTATGCGCTGGAAGACAATCGTGATGACAGCGCAGTAATGCTGATCGGCGATCCCAAGCAGGCGATCTACGCCTTCCGCGGCGCCGATATCCATACCTACCTCCAGGCCCGGCGCGACACCGCCGGCCGCCACGTCACGCTGGGCACCAACTTCCGCTCCGCCACGCCCATGGTCGAGGCCGTGAACCGGGTGTTCGCCCACGCCGAGCAGAGCGAATCCGGGGCCTTCCTGTTCCGCCGCGGCGAAGACAACCCAGTGCCCTTCGCTCCGGTAGACGCCAACGGCAGGAAGGACTCACTCACCCGGCACGGCGCCACCCAGCCGGCGCTGACGCTCTGGCACCTGGCCACCGACGACACCCTGCCCAAGGGCGCCTACCTGGCCGAGCTGGCCGCGCGCTGCGCCACCGAGATGGCGAGCCTGCTGCGCGAGGGCCAGGCCGGGCAGACCGGTTTCCAGAAAGAGGGAGACTTCCGGCCGCTGGCGCCGTCGGACCTCGCCGTGCTGGTCAACAACGCCAGCGAGGCCCGCGCCATTCGCGGCGCCCTGCTGGCCCGCGGCATCCGCAGCGTCTACCTCTCCGACAAGGAGGGCGTGTTCGAGACCGAGGCCGCCGCCGAGCTGGAGGGGTGGCTCGCCGCCTGCGCCGCGCCGGACGACGAGCGCAGCCTGCGCGCCGCACTCGCCACGCCGAGCCTGGGGCTCTCGCTTGCCGAGCTCGACGCCCTGAACGGCGGCCCCCAGCAGGACGAGCTGGCCTGGGAGGCGCGGGTGATGCAGTTCCGCGACTACCACCGCCAGTGGCAGCGCCGCGGCGTGCTGCCCATGCTGCACCGGCTGCTGGCCGACTTCGCCGTGCCCGGCCGGCTGCTGGCGGTGCCCGAGGGCGAGCGGCGGCTCACCGACCTGCTGCACCTCGGCGAGCTGCTGCAGGAGGCCAGCGCCGAGATCGACGGCGAGCACGCCCTGCTGCGCTTTCTCGCCGAGTCCCGCGCCCATCCCCAGGCGCAGTCCGACACCCACCGCCTGCGCCTGGAGAGCGACGCCGACCTGGTGCAGGTGGTCACCATCCACAAGTCCAAGGGCCTGGAGTACCCGCTGGTGTTCCTGCCCTTCATCGCCGCCTTCCGCCCGGTGAAGCAGGGCGACCTGCCGCTGCGCTGGCACGACGACGACGGCCATCTGCGCCTGACGCTCTCCGCCGACGAGGCCATCCTGGCCCGCGCCGACCATGAGCGCCTGGGCGAGGATCTGCGCAAGCTCTACGTCGCCCTGACCCGCGCCCGCCACGCCACCTGGCTCGGCCTGGCGCCGCTGGAGGCCATGGAGCGCAGCGCCGTCGGCCACCTGCTCAAGGGGGGCGAGGCGCTCTCGCCCGACAACCTGCGCCCGGCGCTCGAGGCGCTGGCCGACGAGAACAGCAGCGATCGCCACAAACAGGTCGCGGTGCAGGACGCCCCCGAGGCCGATGCCACGCCGGTCGAGCTCGCCAGCGACGACGCGCCGCTGGGCGAGGCCCGCGCGCCCACCCGGGCAATCCGCGAGCACTGGTGGATCGCCAGCTACTCGGCGCTGCGCACCGGTGCCACGCCGGACGAAGAAGCTGAATCGACGACCGAGGCCGGGCCGTCGCCCGAGCCCACCACCGCCGACGAGGCCACGGCCATGGAGGTGATCCACGAGCCCTTCGATGCCGCCGCGGCCACGGTGAGCGAAGGCTCGCTTCACCGCTTCCCCCGCGGGCCCTCGGCGGGCACCTTCCTGCACGGCCTGCTGGAATGGGCCGGCGAGGAAGGCTTCGCCAAGGTGGCCGAGGACGCCGAGCTGCGCGCCGACACCCTGGCCCGGCGCGCCAACCGCCGCGGCTGGGAGGGCCAGATCGCCGCCCTCGAACAGTGGCTGCCGGAGCTGCTGACCACGCCGCTGCCGGTGCCGGTGCCGGGCGACGGCGAAGCCGCACCGCTGCGCCTCGATGCCCTGAATCGCGCGTCCGACTACCGGATCGAGCTGGAATTCTGGTTCGCCGCCCACAAGGTCAACACCCGCAAGATGGACGCCCTCGTAAGCGCTCACACACTCGGCGGGCGGCCGAGGCCGGCGCTCGAGCCCGACACCCTCAACGGCATGCTCAAGGGCTTCATCGATCTGGTGGTGGAGCACGAAGGCCGCTTCTACGTGCTCGACTGGAAGTCCAACCACCTGGGCGCAGACGACGCCGCCTACACCGAGGCGGCGATGGCGGAGGCCGTGCTCGAGAAGCGCTACGACGTGCAGTACTGCCTCTACCTGCTGGCCCTGCACCGACTGCTCGAGGCCCGGCTGCCGGACTACGACATCGAGCGCCACCTGGGCGGGGCGCTCTACGTCTTCCTGCGCGGCACCCGCGCGCCCTCCCGCGGCGTGCACGCCGAACGCCCGCCGAGCGAGCTGATCCTCGCGCTCGATGCCCTGTTCCGCGCCGCCGAGGAGGCCGTCGCATGA